A part of Fusarium graminearum PH-1 chromosome 3, whole genome shotgun sequence genomic DNA contains:
- a CDS encoding tRNA (guanine-N(1)-)-methyltransferase, with translation MDLDPAHKPSQAEETKEQGNEQGQVEQNQAQQDPTTGPQAETEKAIIPSQGSTIPQKRSAEDEPAQPMSKNALKRLRKQQQWEAGKEDRKLKRKDSRIARKVRKREERDALIAQGINPYANKQKPPSVNVPISLIFDCEFEQYMREKEIISLGSQITRSYSENKNAKYRTNIYVSNWNGKLAERFHQILDDKHQNWKGIDFVEGDFIECAEKAREKMKHENMIEPLQRSLTEKSPWARDEKDPLPLPDPEPEPRPEYSDIVYLSSDSPYTLERLEPNTSYVIGGLVDKNREKGLCYKRARERGIRTARLPIGQYMVMQSRTVLTTNHVVEIMLKWLEYENWGEAFMSVIPKRKGGKLKEQQGASGETQETEEAEAEDPEEENEETKDPDAEASASKQNTPKVEVTSK, from the coding sequence ATGGATTTGGATCCGGCTCATAAGCCATCTCaagctgaagaaacaaaggagCAAGGCAACGAGCAGGGTCAAGTCGAACAAAACCAGGCTCAACAAGATCCCACTACAGGCCCCCAGGCGGAGACAGAAAAAGCCATAATTCCCTCTCAAGGTTCTACCATTCCCCAAAAGCGatctgctgaagatgaaCCCGCTCAGCCCATGTCAAAGAATGCACTCAAGCGTCTCAGAAAGCAGCAACAGTGGGAAGCTGGTAAAGAAGACCGCAAGCTGAAGCGTAAGGATAGTCGAATTGCTCGCAAAGTCCGGAAGCGCGAGGAGAGAGACGCCCTCATTGCTCAAGGCATAAACCCGTACGCCAACAAGCAGAAGCCACCTTCAGTAAACGTCCCTATCTCTCTTATCTTCGATTGCGAATTTGAGCAGTACATGcgcgagaaggagatcatcTCGCTCGGCAGTCAGATTACTAGGTCGTATTCGGAAAACAAGAACGCGAAGTATCGCACCAATATCTACGTCTCAAACTGGAACGGAAAGCTCGCTGAGCGTTTCCATCAAATTCTCGATGACAAGCACCAGAACTGGAAGGGCATCGACTTTGTGGAGGGGGACTTTATCGAGTGTGCGGAGAAGGCTCgcgagaagatgaagcacGAAAACATGATCGAGCCCCTTCAACGAAGTCTCACAGAAAAGAGTCCCTGGGCGAGGGACGAGAAGGACCCCCTCCCTCTTCCTGATCCCGAGCCTGAGCCTCGTCCCGAGTACAGCGACATTGTCTACCTCTCATCAGATTCACCGTACACACTTGAACGTCTTGAGCCCAACACAAGCTATGTCATCGGTGGCCTTGTTGATAAGAACCGTGAAAAGGGACTGTGCTACAAGCGAGCGAGGGAACGTGGTATCCGCACCGCTCGGTTGCCTATCGGCCAGTACATGGTGATGCAAAGCCGAACGGTTCTTACGACAAACCATGTCGTCGAGATCATGCTCAAGTGGCTCGAGTACGAGAACTGGGGCGAGGCATTCATGAGCGTCATTCCCAAGCGCAAGGGAGGCAAGCTGAAAGAGCAGCAGGGTGCCTCAGGAGAGACTCAGGAAACAGaggaggcagaggcagaggacCCCGAGGAAGAGAACGAGGAAACCAAGGACCCCGATGCCGAGGCGTCTGCCTCTAAACAAAACACACCTAAAGTTGAGGTTACCTCGAAGTAA
- a CDS encoding DNA primase small subunit, with the protein MPHSIEAEAMSSPSNVKDEPVEETGISDNTPNATEVDTKMSDSEDVKKEAKQLEDLFDDSDDEFPTSSAAIQPSSPVAPLFDAMSLKASDPEVMRSFYQRLFPWRYLFQWLNHSPTPTNDFGNREFAFTLQNDAYLRYQSFPTADTLRKDVLRLMPSRFEIGPVYTTNPRDRKTLRNSSAFKPLAKELCFDIDLTDYDDIRTCCDKANICNKCWQFMTMAIKVVDVALREDFGFKHIMWVYSGRRGAHAWVCDKKVRSMDDQKRRAIAGYLEVVKGGAQSGKKVNVRRPLHPHLARSLEILKTHFQEDVLEVQDPWASPEQSEKLLQLLPNQNLNESLRRKWDAAPGRPSTSKWADIDAVAKSGASKNLDARQLLEAKQDIVLEYTYPRLDIEVSKKLNHLLKSPFVVHPGTGRVCVPINTKNLEDFDPLGVPTVQGLLAEIDSWKSEGEEGGKGIADWEKTSLRPYIEQFRHFVNGLMKDEKDIKVKRERDEESMEF; encoded by the exons ATGCCCCATTCCATCGAAGCTGAAGCCATGTCATCCCCTAGCAACGTTAAGGACGAGCCGGTAGAGGAAACTGGAATTTCAGACAATACTCCCAATGCGACCGAGGTCGATACTAAGATGAGCGACTCGGAGGATGTTAAGAAGGAGGCAAAGCAGCTGGAGGATTTGTTTGACGACTCGGACGATGAGTTTCCCACAAGTTCTGCGGCAATCCAGCCCAGTTCGCCGGTCGCTCCCTTATT CGATGCCATGTCTTTGAAGGCTTCAGACCCCGAAGTTATGCGAAGTTTCTACCAGCGATTGTTCCCTTGGCGATATCTATTCCAGTGGCTTAACCATAGTCCTACACCGACGAACGACTTTGGCAACCGAGAGTTTGCTTTTACCCTTCAGAACGATGCCTACCTCCGATACCAATCTTTCCCTACTGCTGATAC ACTACGAAAGGATGTCCTCCGATTGATGCCATCCCGTTTCGAAATCGGTCCCGTCTACACCACCAACCCTCGTGACCGAAAGACACTACGAAACTCATCCGCTTTCAAGCCCCTTGCGAAGGAGTTATGTTTCGATATCGATTTGACAGATTACGATGACATCCGAACATGCTGTGACAAGGCCAATATCTGCAACAAGTGCTGGCAGTTCATGACTATGGCTATTAAAGTGGTTGATGTGGCGCTTCGGGAAGACTTTGGCTTCAAGCATATCATGTGGGTATACTCAGGTCGTCGAGGTGCTCACGCCTGGGTTTGCGATAAGAAAGTTCGAAGCATGGATGATCAGAAGAGAAGGGCAATTGCCGGCTACCTCGAGGTGGTCAAGGGAGGTGCACAGAGTGGAAAGAAGGTCAACGTGAGGAGACCGCTGCATCCTCATCTTGC ACGAAGCTTGGAAATCCTCAAGACTCATTTCCAAGAGGACGTTCTTGAGGTGCAAGACCCCTGGGCCTCCCCTGAACAGTCCGAGAAGCTCCTGCAGCTTCTACCAAACCAGAACCTCAACGAGTCACTGCGAAGAAAATGGGACGCTGCCCCAGGACGTCCCTCGACCTCAAAATGGGCGGACATAGACGCTGTAGCAAAGTCAGGCGCCAGTAAGAACCTCGATGCCAGACAGCTCCTAGAAGCTAAGCAAGATATTGTCCTCGAGTACACCTACCCCCGACTTGATATCGAGGTcagcaagaagctcaaccatTTGCTCAAGAGTCCTTTCGTCGTGCATCCCGGTACCGGCCGTGTCTGTGTGCCTATCAACACTAAGAACCTCGAGGATTTCGACCCTTTGGGCGTGCCTACGGTGCAGGGTCTTCTAGCAGAGATTGACTCTTGGAAGAGCGAGGGTGAAGAGGGCGGTAAGGGTATTGCTGATTGGGAAAAGACGAGCCTGAGGCCTTATATCGAGCAGTTCAGACACTTTGTCAATGGGCtgatgaaggatgagaaggacatCAAGGTTAAGCGGGAGAGGGATGAGGAAAGCATGGAATTTTAG